A window of Candidatus Omnitrophota bacterium contains these coding sequences:
- a CDS encoding glycosyltransferase family 4 protein gives MKVIFITREGYALAGARIRCYNLSRELRSCGVSAEVLSFADTLGALDGANESRMGLPRKLKLNLRAYKLLCADKDAIFYIQRFNYHSFAPFFASLRQGNRIILDLDDWEMRDDPRYYLGFYPSSKAHYFTGLLARRSVFCVAASRFLEGFLRGFNDNVLYLPSGVDTRLFKPAGVPLEKGNEFIFSWIGTLHRKEYIENLDFAINCFRKLREGYPDIYFDILADGIYREDLLKLVRGWGDSHIRLKNWIHPDKVPGYLDTVSAGLFPAVSRNKFNLAKSPTKLFEYMAMGKPTVSSNAGEASFIVRHNENGLLAADQDGFVGAMGALVRDQPLCQRLGSSARKTVEDKYSLKSLGLKLCQSLKTL, from the coding sequence ATGAAGGTGATCTTTATTACCAGGGAAGGCTATGCCCTGGCCGGGGCCAGGATAAGGTGTTATAACCTTTCCCGCGAACTCCGCTCATGCGGCGTTTCCGCCGAGGTGCTCTCATTTGCCGATACCCTTGGCGCGTTGGACGGAGCGAACGAGTCCCGGATGGGTTTGCCCCGGAAATTGAAGCTGAACCTTCGCGCCTATAAACTGCTTTGCGCGGATAAGGACGCGATATTTTATATCCAGCGCTTCAATTACCACAGTTTTGCCCCGTTCTTCGCGAGTTTGCGTCAAGGGAACCGTATTATTTTGGACCTGGATGATTGGGAGATGCGCGATGATCCCCGGTATTACCTGGGTTTTTATCCGTCTTCCAAGGCGCATTATTTCACCGGTTTGCTTGCCCGGCGCAGCGTGTTTTGTGTGGCCGCCAGCCGATTCCTGGAAGGATTTTTAAGAGGTTTCAACGATAATGTCCTGTATCTGCCTTCCGGAGTGGATACGCGTTTGTTCAAACCTGCAGGCGTTCCATTGGAGAAGGGGAACGAATTCATTTTTTCCTGGATCGGGACGCTGCATCGCAAAGAATATATCGAGAACCTGGATTTCGCCATAAATTGCTTCCGCAAGCTGCGCGAAGGATATCCGGATATTTATTTCGATATACTGGCAGACGGGATATACCGCGAGGATCTTTTGAAATTGGTCCGGGGATGGGGCGACAGCCATATCAGGCTGAAAAACTGGATACATCCGGATAAAGTGCCCGGATATCTGGATACGGTCAGCGCCGGGTTGTTCCCCGCGGTAAGCCGGAATAAATTCAATCTGGCCAAAAGCCCGACCAAGCTTTTTGAATATATGGCAATGGGAAAGCCCACGGTCTCCAGCAATGCGGGTGAGGCTTCTTTTATCGTCAGGCACAACGAGAACGGCCTGTTGGCCGCTGATCAAGACGGGTTTGTTGGCGCGATGGGCGCCCTTGTCCGGGATCAACCCTTATGTCAAAGGCTGGGATCCAGCGCCCGTAAGACAGTGGAAGATAAGTATTCCTTGAAGTCGCTCGGTTTAAAGCTTTGCCAATCC